One genomic window of Streptomonospora nanhaiensis includes the following:
- a CDS encoding CsbD family protein: protein MSAGEKGQSKGEQISGKIKEFAGKLTGNERLKNEGRGEQVKGNVREAKEDTKGAMGGFVEGIRDDDPNRRGEGPGPDRRV, encoded by the coding sequence ATGAGCGCTGGCGAGAAGGGCCAGAGCAAGGGCGAGCAGATCAGCGGCAAGATCAAGGAGTTCGCGGGCAAGCTCACCGGCAACGAGCGGCTGAAGAACGAGGGCCGCGGCGAGCAGGTGAAGGGCAACGTCCGCGAGGCCAAGGAAGACACGAAGGGCGCCATGGGCGGCTTCGTAGAGGGCATCCGCGACGACGACCCCAACCGCCGAGGAGAGGGCCCCGGCCCCGACCGCCGCGTCTGA